In Perognathus longimembris pacificus isolate PPM17 chromosome 3, ASM2315922v1, whole genome shotgun sequence, a single window of DNA contains:
- the Sc5d gene encoding lathosterol oxidase, with amino-acid sequence MDLVLKAADHYFFTPHVYPASWPEDDIFRQTLSLLIVTNLGAYVLYFFFATLSYYFVFDHSLMKHPQFLKNQVSREIRYTIWALPWMSLPTISLFLLEIRGFSKLYDHLGEFPYGWLELVGSVVSFLFFTDMLIYFIHRGLHHRLLYKNIHKPHHIWKVTTPFASHAFHPVDGFLQSLPYHIYPFVFPLHKVVYLSLYVLVNIWTISIHDGDFRVPRALKPFINGSAHHTDHHLFFDYNYGQYFTLWDRIGGSFKNPSAFEGSGPLSYVKKMAEGKCSGSVENKGDHDGKRHGGSSKAE; translated from the exons ATGGACCTTGTTCTCAAAGCCGCGGACCATTACTTTTTCACGCCGCATGTCTACCCGGCGTCCTGGCCCGAGGATGATATCTTCCGGcagaccctcagcctcctgatcgtAACAAACCTCGGGGCTTATGTCCTCTACTTCTTCTTTGCCACGCTGAGCTACTATTTCGTGTTTGACCATTCATTAATGAAACATCCACAGTTTTTAAAG AATCAAGTGTCGCGGGAGATCAGGTACACCATCTGGGCCCTGCCCTGGATGAGCCTTCCCACCATCTCCCTGTTCCTGCTGGAGATCAGAGGGTTCAGCAAGCTCTACGACCACCTGGGGGAGTTCCCGTACG GCTGGTTGGAGCTGGTTGGTAGCGTCGtgtccttcctcttcttcacCGACATGCTGATCTACTTCATCCACCGAGGCCTGCACCACCGACTGTTATACAAG AACATTCACAAGCCGCACCACATCTGGAAGGTGACCACTCCGTTCGCAAGCCACGCCTTCCACCCCGTGGACGGCTTCCTCCAGAGCCTGCCCTACCACATCTACCCCTTCGTCTTCCCGCTCCACAAGGTGGTCTACCTGAGTCTCTACGTCCTGGTCAACATCTGGACCATCTCCATTCACGACGGGGATTTCCGGGTCCCCCGGGCCTTGAAGCCGTTCATTAACGGCTCGGCGCATCACACCGACCACCACCTGTTCTTTGACTATAACTACGGACAGTACTTCACCTTGTGGGATAGGATTGGGGGCTCGTTCAAAAATCCGTCCGCCTTTGAGGGGTCGGGACCCCTTAGTTACGTGAAGAAGATGGCAGAAGGGAAGTGCAGCGGCTCTGTGGAGAACAAGGGTGACCATGACGGAAAACGCCACGGAGGGTCTTCAAAGGCTGAGTAG